Proteins found in one Enterococcus sp. 9D6_DIV0238 genomic segment:
- a CDS encoding glucosaminidase domain-containing protein: MKRKILSFQMIFALLSVNLIPVASYADELSQSGPSAIEDGSTTESTESSSTEETSTSTTDSSTSGSETSTTESSDTGTTDSSVAPQPPTVSPEPEQPVETAPVAPAAPEEEVTVDQVPVVTDNGLTVQPNQEISVVKNEPTENFIRRIGEKARAVGQKNDLYASVMIAQAILETGAGGSQLSQQPYHNLFGIKGEYKGESVVFSTQEDDGSGNLYTIDAAFKQYPGYKESFEDYAKLMKEGIDSNPEIYSGTWKKNAVTYQEATKSLTGVYATDTSYDQKLNAFIEEYNLTEYDKAQPSQTASGMIIADTHPDSDFEDYTGETFSGSEAYAEGNCTQYVYNRVVQLGGSVETMMGNGMDWGATGKANGYEVTNKPKAGTAVSFQPGVAGADGTYGHVAFVEHVYEDGSILISEMNAAGLGVVSFRVIDQNTANTLAYVTPK, encoded by the coding sequence ATGAAAAGAAAAATTCTATCATTCCAGATGATTTTTGCACTGCTTAGTGTGAATTTGATTCCCGTCGCAAGTTATGCGGATGAATTGAGCCAGTCGGGACCGAGTGCAATTGAGGACGGTTCAACAACTGAGTCTACTGAAAGTTCTTCTACAGAGGAAACATCCACATCAACGACAGATTCTTCAACATCTGGAAGCGAAACAAGTACGACAGAATCTAGTGACACTGGAACGACAGATTCTTCAGTGGCTCCACAGCCGCCAACAGTCAGTCCAGAACCTGAGCAGCCAGTAGAGACTGCTCCTGTTGCGCCAGCAGCTCCTGAAGAAGAGGTGACAGTTGATCAAGTGCCCGTAGTAACAGACAACGGGTTGACAGTTCAGCCTAACCAAGAGATTTCTGTAGTAAAAAATGAGCCAACCGAAAACTTTATTCGCCGAATCGGTGAAAAAGCACGAGCAGTTGGACAAAAAAATGATTTATATGCTTCTGTGATGATTGCTCAAGCAATCTTAGAAACAGGGGCAGGCGGCAGCCAATTAAGTCAACAGCCTTACCATAATTTGTTTGGTATCAAAGGAGAGTATAAAGGTGAGAGCGTCGTTTTCTCTACTCAAGAAGATGACGGTTCTGGAAATCTATATACGATCGATGCCGCATTTAAACAATACCCTGGCTACAAAGAATCCTTTGAAGATTATGCAAAATTGATGAAAGAAGGCATTGATTCTAATCCAGAGATTTATTCTGGTACTTGGAAAAAGAATGCTGTAACATATCAAGAAGCAACAAAATCTTTGACAGGTGTTTATGCGACAGATACTAGCTATGATCAAAAATTGAATGCGTTCATTGAAGAGTATAATTTGACTGAGTATGATAAAGCTCAGCCTTCTCAAACAGCATCAGGAATGATTATCGCTGATACACATCCAGATAGTGATTTTGAAGATTATACTGGGGAAACTTTCTCAGGTTCTGAAGCCTATGCAGAAGGAAATTGCACTCAATATGTATACAATCGTGTTGTTCAATTAGGCGGCTCTGTAGAAACGATGATGGGCAACGGAATGGATTGGGGCGCTACTGGTAAAGCCAATGGCTACGAAGTCACAAACAAGCCTAAAGCCGGTACAGCTGTCAGCTTCCAACCTGGCGTAGCTGGAGCAGACGGAACTTATGGACATGTAGCGTTTGTTGAACATGTGTATGAAGATGGTTCAATCTTGATTTCAGAAATGAACGCTGCTGGTTTGGGAGTAGTCTCTTTCCGAGTGATCGACCAAAACACAGCTAATACGCTTGCATACGTAACACCGAAATAA
- a CDS encoding metallophosphoesterase family protein: MKDKIALLADVHGNSTALESVLKDCEHREVSDYWILGDLFLPGPGGKDILKNLRAVTPSAWIRGNWDDCFSDVVDKKIDFDDPTDVYVGMLASVIIPQFDQADIDFFKKMPIQRIKKIAGLNISLTHNLPEINYGGQLHPSSNQSEFDKLFSIENDIAVYAHIHHQTLRYSSNDQIIINPGSIGQPFNGWKHFKHDRRAHYAILEVEDGCLVNVDFRRISYDVEKELKRAQEVNLPFYNLYEEMLYSGKTYTHDAVVLGDLIEKNNYKERLADFLSS; encoded by the coding sequence ATGAAAGATAAGATTGCGTTGTTGGCAGATGTTCATGGAAATTCAACTGCTTTAGAATCTGTTTTGAAGGATTGTGAGCATAGAGAAGTATCTGATTACTGGATTTTAGGAGATTTATTTTTACCAGGACCTGGTGGAAAAGACATTCTAAAGAATTTAAGAGCGGTTACTCCAAGTGCCTGGATCAGAGGGAATTGGGATGATTGCTTTTCAGATGTGGTCGATAAAAAAATCGATTTCGATGATCCAACTGATGTATATGTAGGGATGCTGGCCAGCGTCATTATTCCACAGTTCGATCAAGCAGACATTGATTTCTTTAAGAAAATGCCAATTCAACGAATAAAGAAAATAGCTGGTTTAAATATTAGTTTAACGCACAACCTACCAGAAATAAATTATGGCGGGCAGCTGCATCCTAGTTCAAACCAATCAGAGTTTGACAAATTATTTTCCATTGAAAATGATATTGCAGTCTATGCGCACATACACCATCAAACATTACGATATAGTTCGAATGATCAAATCATCATAAATCCAGGATCGATTGGACAACCTTTTAATGGCTGGAAACATTTTAAACATGATAGAAGAGCGCACTATGCTATTTTAGAAGTAGAGGATGGTTGTCTTGTGAATGTGGATTTTAGAAGAATATCTTATGATGTTGAGAAAGAACTTAAAAGAGCGCAAGAGGTAAATCTGCCATTCTATAATCTTTATGAAGAGATGCTCTATTCAGGTAAAACGTATACACATGATGCGGTAGTATTAGGAGATTTGATTGAAAAGAATAATTATAAAGAGCGTTTAGCAGATTTTTTATCAAGCTGA
- a CDS encoding ABC transporter permease/substrate binding protein, which translates to MNNYQLPVADWVETITEWMTNTFSGLFSFFQSTGQSLMDTVTSLLVAIPPLLFIVLLTVVAFLISNKKIGLSLFTLVGLLFIYNQNLWNDLMSTVTLVLLSSVVSIIIGVPLGILMAKSNKAQSVITPILDFMQTMPGFVYLIPAVAFFGIGMVPGVFASVIFALPPTVRFTNLGIRQVPKELVEASDSFGSTGWQKLFKLELPLAKSTIMAGVNQTTMLALSMVVIASMIGAPGLGRGVLSALQRAQVGNGFVNGVALVILAIIIDRFTQNLNRKKTAPAKSTVSKKQKIGGIIAIVVLIIGAIAVPSLFTSAKNEDKKISLSYVEWDTEVASTHVIGEVLKDAGYNVSLTPLDNAIMWESVSKGETDAMVAAWLPGTHGEQYKQYQSKVDDLGENLKGAKLGLVVPAYMDVDSIEDLTDQAGKKITGIEPGAGVVSAAEKTQKAYSNLADWSVETSSSGAMTVALGQAIKNKEEIVITGWSPHWMFAKYDLKYLEDPKGTMGTEETIHTMARKGLEKDNPEAYNILKNFHWTKEDMESVMLAINNGTDPEQAARDWIDGHSDEVAKWKK; encoded by the coding sequence ATGAATAATTATCAATTACCAGTAGCTGACTGGGTAGAGACGATCACAGAATGGATGACAAATACATTTTCTGGACTATTCAGTTTCTTCCAATCTACAGGTCAAAGTCTGATGGATACGGTCACTTCTCTGCTTGTTGCAATCCCACCGCTGTTGTTCATTGTATTATTAACAGTAGTTGCCTTTCTTATTTCAAATAAGAAAATCGGTTTAAGTCTTTTCACTTTGGTTGGTCTATTATTTATCTATAACCAAAACCTTTGGAACGATTTGATGAGCACAGTGACGTTAGTTTTACTTTCTAGTGTAGTATCGATCATTATTGGGGTTCCATTAGGGATCTTAATGGCTAAAAGTAATAAAGCTCAAAGTGTGATCACTCCTATCCTCGATTTCATGCAAACGATGCCTGGATTTGTCTATTTGATACCAGCAGTTGCTTTCTTTGGTATTGGAATGGTCCCTGGTGTATTTGCTTCTGTCATTTTTGCTTTACCGCCAACTGTTCGTTTTACGAACCTTGGTATTCGCCAAGTACCGAAAGAATTAGTTGAAGCTTCCGATTCATTTGGTAGTACAGGCTGGCAGAAACTATTTAAGCTAGAATTACCATTAGCTAAAAGCACCATTATGGCTGGTGTCAACCAAACAACCATGCTGGCACTTTCAATGGTCGTTATCGCTTCGATGATCGGCGCGCCTGGCTTAGGTCGTGGTGTTCTATCTGCCTTGCAAAGAGCGCAAGTCGGAAATGGTTTTGTCAATGGTGTCGCTTTAGTTATCTTAGCAATCATTATCGATCGCTTTACTCAAAATCTAAACAGGAAAAAAACAGCACCAGCTAAATCGACTGTTTCTAAGAAGCAGAAAATCGGCGGTATCATCGCTATCGTTGTTTTGATCATTGGCGCTATTGCAGTTCCTTCTCTATTTACTTCAGCAAAGAATGAAGATAAAAAAATCTCATTGTCTTACGTAGAATGGGATACAGAAGTTGCCTCCACTCACGTGATAGGTGAAGTATTGAAGGATGCTGGATATAATGTTTCATTGACTCCATTAGATAATGCCATCATGTGGGAATCTGTATCAAAAGGTGAAACAGATGCTATGGTCGCAGCTTGGCTTCCCGGCACACATGGGGAACAATACAAACAATACCAATCTAAAGTCGATGATCTAGGTGAAAATCTAAAAGGTGCTAAATTGGGGCTTGTCGTTCCAGCCTATATGGATGTTGATTCGATTGAAGATTTAACAGATCAAGCTGGCAAAAAAATCACAGGGATCGAACCTGGGGCAGGAGTTGTTTCTGCAGCTGAAAAAACACAGAAAGCCTACAGCAATTTAGCAGACTGGTCTGTTGAAACCTCTTCTTCCGGCGCAATGACTGTTGCCTTAGGTCAAGCGATCAAAAATAAAGAAGAGATCGTCATCACCGGCTGGTCTCCTCACTGGATGTTTGCTAAATATGATTTAAAATATTTAGAAGATCCTAAAGGAACGATGGGAACTGAAGAAACGATCCATACAATGGCTAGAAAAGGATTAGAAAAAGACAATCCTGAAGCTTATAATATCTTGAAAAATTTCCACTGGACAAAGGAAGACATGGAATCTGTCATGTTAGCGATCAACAATGGAACTGATCCAGAACAAGCAGCACGAGATTGGATCGATGGTCATTCAGATGAAGTGGCAAAATGGAAAAAATAA
- a CDS encoding quaternary amine ABC transporter ATP-binding protein, whose amino-acid sequence MPKVKVSHLTKIFGKKSKQALDMIRENKSKTEILKKTGATVGVYDVNFEVEEGEIFVIMGLSGSGKSTLIRLLNRLIEPTSGNIFIDDQEIAKLDKEGLREVRRNKMSMVFQNFGLFPHRTILENTEYGLEVRGVPKEERTAKAEQALENSSLLAFKDQYPNQLSGGMQQRVGLARALANDPEILLMDEAFSALDPLIRREMQDELVDLQENVKKTIIFITHDLNEALRIGDRIALMKDGQIMQIGTGEEILTNPANDYVRTFVEDVDRSKVLTAQNIMVPALTTNIEIDGPTVALTRMRQEEVSMLMAVDKKRQLKGVVRAERALEARKAGLPLTDFVDTEITTIDKDMLVNDILPIIYDSPTPVAVTDNNKLLGVVIRGSVLEALAETEVSINE is encoded by the coding sequence TTGCCCAAGGTAAAAGTGTCACATTTAACAAAAATATTTGGTAAAAAATCCAAGCAAGCATTGGATATGATCCGAGAAAACAAGTCAAAAACGGAGATTTTGAAAAAAACGGGCGCTACTGTCGGTGTGTATGATGTTAATTTTGAAGTCGAAGAAGGAGAAATTTTCGTGATCATGGGACTTTCAGGAAGTGGGAAGTCTACGTTGATTCGTTTATTGAATCGCTTGATTGAACCAACATCAGGAAATATCTTTATTGACGATCAAGAAATCGCCAAACTAGATAAAGAAGGATTACGCGAAGTCCGTAGAAATAAAATGAGTATGGTGTTCCAAAATTTTGGTCTCTTCCCTCATCGAACAATTTTAGAAAATACAGAATACGGCTTAGAAGTCCGAGGCGTTCCTAAAGAAGAACGAACAGCTAAAGCTGAACAAGCGTTGGAAAATTCTAGTTTATTAGCATTTAAAGATCAATATCCCAATCAATTATCCGGTGGGATGCAACAACGGGTCGGTTTAGCTCGAGCATTGGCAAATGATCCTGAAATCCTATTGATGGATGAAGCATTTTCAGCCCTAGACCCTTTGATTCGCCGTGAAATGCAGGATGAATTAGTTGATTTACAAGAAAATGTGAAGAAAACGATTATTTTTATTACTCATGATTTAAATGAGGCGTTACGTATCGGTGATCGGATTGCCTTGATGAAAGATGGACAGATCATGCAAATCGGTACTGGAGAAGAAATCTTGACCAATCCCGCTAATGATTATGTTCGTACGTTCGTTGAAGATGTCGATCGTTCAAAAGTCTTGACCGCACAAAATATCATGGTGCCGGCACTTACGACCAATATCGAGATCGACGGCCCTACGGTTGCTCTGACTCGTATGCGCCAAGAAGAAGTTAGTATGCTGATGGCAGTCGACAAAAAGCGTCAGTTAAAAGGAGTGGTCCGGGCTGAACGTGCGTTAGAAGCAAGAAAAGCTGGACTTCCATTAACAGATTTTGTTGACACTGAGATCACAACGATCGATAAAGATATGCTAGTCAACGATATCCTACCGATCATCTATGACTCCCCTACTCCTGTTGCAGTAACAGATAATAATAAACTATTGGGTGTAGTTATTCGCGGAAGTGTTCTTGAAGCATTAGCAGAAACTGAGGTGAGCATCAATGAATAA
- a CDS encoding TrkA C-terminal domain-containing protein, with amino-acid sequence MASKRMNVTKPKYQQIAVDVASQIAEQRFSVGDKLHARSTLANKYSVSPETARKAISVLVDLEIVKAKHGSGFYVHSIEKAKVFVDQYQDVQSIHDLKEDLINSVQKQKEELSYFSEILDKLVDQTKRFDSFNPLNPVTFTLTEEAANLDRTISELNLWQSTSATVIAIKHGEELLVSPGPYAKLEAGDTIYFVGHESTLQRVQNYFYPSV; translated from the coding sequence ATGGCATCTAAACGCATGAATGTTACAAAACCTAAATATCAGCAAATCGCTGTCGATGTCGCCTCTCAAATCGCTGAACAACGATTCTCAGTGGGCGATAAGCTTCACGCACGTTCCACACTGGCAAATAAATACAGTGTTTCACCTGAAACCGCTCGAAAGGCTATCAGTGTTTTAGTCGATTTAGAAATCGTCAAAGCAAAGCATGGCAGTGGATTTTATGTCCACTCGATCGAAAAAGCCAAAGTTTTCGTTGATCAATACCAAGATGTTCAATCGATTCATGATCTAAAAGAGGACTTGATCAATAGTGTACAGAAGCAAAAAGAAGAATTAAGCTACTTCTCTGAAATATTAGATAAGTTAGTTGATCAAACAAAACGTTTTGATTCTTTCAATCCTTTGAATCCCGTAACATTTACCTTAACGGAAGAAGCTGCAAACCTTGATAGGACAATCAGTGAGTTAAACCTATGGCAAAGTACTTCTGCCACCGTTATTGCAATCAAACATGGGGAAGAATTACTTGTCTCTCCTGGTCCTTATGCAAAATTAGAAGCCGGTGATACGATTTATTTTGTTGGACATGAATCTACTTTGCAGCGCGTTCAAAACTACTTCTATCCTAGCGTGTAA
- a CDS encoding ABC-F family ATP-binding cassette domain-containing protein: MILLQANQIARYFGAETLFENIQMEISTNSRIALVGRNGAGKSTLLKIIAGIDAPDAGTIAKNKTASLGYLAQDTGLTSNKTVWDEMLEAFAEIITMEKRMRELEVIISELLPDAANYESIMKEYDRLQHDFAEQNGYGYENEIRSVLHGFGFQEDFYEKAISTLSGGQKTRLALARMLLQKPDILILDEPTNHLDIDTLSWLENYLPSYSGALLIVSHDRYFLDKVVNEVYEISRHKMRYYKGNYSKYLDLKAEQLTSEWKAYEKQQAEISKLEDFVARNLVRASTTKRAQSRRKTLEKMERLDRPQGDEKSANFLFDIEKVSGNVVLQVEEAAIGYDTRILSEPVSLDIRRQEAIALVGPNGIGKSTLLKSIIGKIPFIKGHATLGTNVQIGYYDQEQAELHGTKTVLAELWDEHPTTPEKEIRSVLGSFLFSGNDVEKTIPLLSGGEKARVALAKLSMDKENFLILDEPTNHLDIDNKEVLENALIDYEGTLLFVSHDRYFINRIATKVIELSESGSKLYLGDYDYYIEKKKEEEELAELLADETAKSSETPKPKNDFHKNKEQQKMLRNLKRKITQIEETLTSLDTSIDELEQSMNDPALVDDHVKLMALNDELESQRTQQETLLTDWENLSLELEEFEDMNE; the protein is encoded by the coding sequence ATGATTTTACTCCAAGCAAATCAAATCGCCCGTTATTTTGGAGCGGAAACTTTGTTTGAAAACATACAAATGGAAATCAGCACGAATAGTCGAATTGCTTTAGTCGGCCGCAATGGTGCTGGTAAATCAACATTATTAAAAATAATAGCTGGAATCGATGCTCCTGATGCAGGAACAATCGCTAAAAATAAAACAGCCAGTCTTGGCTACCTCGCTCAAGATACTGGTTTAACCTCTAATAAAACTGTTTGGGACGAAATGCTTGAAGCCTTTGCAGAAATCATCACAATGGAAAAACGTATGAGAGAATTAGAAGTGATCATCAGTGAACTTTTACCTGATGCAGCGAATTACGAATCAATAATGAAGGAATATGATCGCCTTCAGCATGACTTTGCTGAGCAAAACGGCTACGGGTATGAAAATGAGATCCGCTCAGTTTTACACGGATTCGGCTTCCAAGAAGATTTTTATGAAAAAGCCATCAGTACATTGTCTGGAGGTCAAAAAACTCGTTTGGCTTTAGCTAGAATGCTGCTGCAAAAACCAGATATTTTAATTTTGGATGAACCAACAAACCATTTAGATATCGATACTCTTTCTTGGCTAGAAAATTATCTGCCAAGTTATTCAGGTGCTCTCTTGATCGTTTCCCATGACCGCTATTTTCTTGATAAGGTCGTCAATGAAGTCTATGAAATCAGCCGTCACAAAATGCGTTATTACAAAGGTAATTATTCCAAATATTTAGATTTAAAAGCTGAGCAGCTGACCAGCGAATGGAAAGCCTATGAGAAACAACAGGCTGAGATCAGTAAACTGGAGGATTTTGTCGCACGAAATTTAGTGAGAGCTTCCACAACCAAACGCGCACAGAGCCGAAGAAAAACCTTAGAAAAAATGGAACGATTGGATCGACCTCAAGGTGATGAAAAATCAGCTAATTTTCTTTTTGATATAGAAAAAGTATCTGGAAATGTCGTACTTCAGGTTGAAGAAGCAGCAATCGGGTATGATACTCGCATTTTATCTGAACCAGTTTCTCTAGATATCCGAAGACAAGAAGCTATCGCTTTAGTGGGTCCAAACGGAATCGGAAAATCGACGCTACTTAAATCGATCATTGGAAAAATCCCTTTTATCAAAGGTCATGCAACGCTTGGCACCAATGTCCAAATTGGATACTATGATCAAGAGCAAGCGGAGTTACATGGTACAAAAACAGTTTTAGCCGAATTATGGGATGAGCATCCTACAACTCCGGAAAAGGAGATCCGAAGTGTGTTAGGCAGCTTTTTATTTAGTGGGAACGATGTTGAAAAAACGATTCCGCTTCTAAGTGGCGGCGAAAAAGCTCGTGTTGCTTTAGCCAAATTATCGATGGATAAAGAAAATTTTCTGATCCTTGACGAACCAACCAACCACCTGGATATCGATAATAAAGAGGTACTTGAAAATGCCTTGATCGATTACGAAGGCACATTATTATTTGTTTCTCATGACCGTTATTTTATCAACCGAATTGCTACAAAAGTGATCGAACTTTCTGAATCTGGTAGTAAATTATATTTGGGCGATTACGATTACTATATCGAAAAGAAAAAAGAAGAAGAAGAATTAGCTGAATTATTAGCAGATGAAACAGCTAAATCTTCGGAGACACCAAAACCTAAAAATGACTTTCATAAAAACAAAGAGCAGCAAAAAATGCTACGGAACCTAAAGAGAAAAATCACTCAAATCGAAGAAACGCTAACGTCATTGGATACATCTATCGACGAGCTAGAGCAAAGCATGAATGATCCAGCGCTAGTTGACGACCATGTAAAACTAATGGCTTTAAATGACGAACTGGAGTCTCAACGTACTCAGCAGGAAACATTGCTTACAGATTGGGAAAATCTCAGCCTTGAGCTGGAAGAATTTGAAGATATGAACGAATGA
- a CDS encoding redox-sensing transcriptional repressor Rex, whose protein sequence is MKDQIIPKATARRLPLYYRYLRILHDAGKNKVSSTELSEAVQVDSATIRRDFSYFGELGKRGYGYDVENLMNFFAKTLNDDELTNVALIGVGNLGSALLKYKFHQSNSIRVSCAFDVNEDIVGRIVDGIPVYPMSDMMEQIRVQQIEVAILTLPARRAQEVVSQLADAGVKGILNFTAARLVAPSDVLIQNVDLTNELQTLIYFLHHDNELIDTEIEE, encoded by the coding sequence GTGAAAGACCAAATTATTCCAAAAGCAACGGCACGACGCCTTCCCCTATATTATCGTTATTTGAGAATCCTGCATGACGCAGGGAAAAACAAAGTTTCTTCAACAGAGTTAAGTGAAGCAGTTCAAGTAGATAGCGCAACGATTCGCCGCGATTTTTCTTATTTTGGTGAATTAGGTAAGCGTGGTTACGGTTATGATGTGGAGAACTTAATGAATTTCTTCGCTAAAACATTGAATGATGATGAGCTTACTAATGTGGCTTTGATCGGTGTGGGGAATTTAGGGAGTGCATTACTTAAATATAAATTCCACCAAAGTAACAGTATTCGTGTGAGTTGCGCGTTTGATGTAAATGAAGATATCGTTGGTCGGATCGTCGACGGGATTCCCGTATATCCAATGAGCGATATGATGGAGCAGATTCGTGTTCAGCAAATCGAAGTAGCTATTTTGACATTACCTGCGAGAAGAGCACAAGAAGTTGTCAGCCAATTAGCAGATGCAGGGGTCAAAGGGATCTTGAACTTTACCGCAGCACGTTTGGTTGCACCTTCTGATGTATTGATTCAAAATGTTGATTTGACGAATGAATTACAAACGTTGATCTACTTCTTGCATCATGACAATGAATTGATCGACACTGAGATAGAAGAATAA
- a CDS encoding CPBP family intramembrane glutamic endopeptidase produces the protein MLRNLSIKKLSIITILLYLLVFFSPYVFIPFSSDLVIIGTTVSYILGAAVMIWLYFKNRKTAVTITENEAKLTSPVFTLLLGISGIFLAMIIQTIVFSIEMAITGEQPSSQNTQNIIAIILANPLFILATTIGGPIMEEFVFRRSMIGLTESYTGFWIAAGISSALFSVVHQDGHFFVYFFMGFFFAILYKMTGKIWTSILAHCGMNTLVVIAQLILHYANIELPK, from the coding sequence ATGCTCAGAAACTTATCGATCAAAAAATTAAGCATCATTACGATTTTACTTTATTTACTAGTCTTTTTTTCACCCTATGTCTTTATACCATTTTCTTCAGATTTAGTGATCATCGGGACAACTGTCAGCTATATTCTTGGGGCAGCCGTGATGATTTGGCTATATTTCAAGAATAGGAAAACAGCTGTTACAATTACTGAAAATGAAGCAAAATTGACTTCTCCTGTTTTTACTTTGCTTTTAGGCATCAGCGGGATTTTTCTGGCTATGATCATCCAAACAATCGTCTTCAGTATCGAAATGGCCATCACAGGGGAACAACCAAGTTCACAAAATACTCAAAATATTATTGCTATTATTTTAGCTAACCCGCTATTTATATTGGCAACCACTATCGGCGGCCCTATCATGGAAGAATTTGTTTTCCGTCGTTCGATGATTGGTTTAACAGAAAGTTATACAGGTTTTTGGATCGCTGCTGGGATCAGTTCAGCTTTGTTCTCCGTCGTGCATCAAGATGGCCATTTCTTTGTTTACTTTTTCATGGGCTTCTTTTTTGCTATTTTATATAAAATGACTGGAAAAATTTGGACATCGATCCTTGCACATTGCGGAATGAATACGCTCGTTGTCATCGCTCAATTGATTCTACATTATGCAAATATTGAATTACCTAAATAA
- the groES gene encoding co-chaperone GroES, producing MLKPLSDRVIIEVAQEEEKTVGGIVLASAAKEKPQTGKVIAVGEGRVLDNGTKVPADVKEGDVVMFEKYAGTEVKYEGNDYLIVSGKDIIAIVE from the coding sequence GTGTTAAAACCATTAAGCGATCGCGTCATTATTGAAGTCGCACAAGAAGAAGAAAAGACAGTAGGAGGCATTGTTTTAGCGTCTGCTGCTAAAGAAAAACCACAAACTGGAAAAGTCATCGCAGTAGGAGAAGGCCGTGTTTTAGATAACGGGACAAAAGTTCCTGCTGATGTTAAAGAAGGCGATGTAGTAATGTTTGAAAAATACGCCGGTACAGAAGTAAAATATGAAGGCAATGATTACCTGATCGTTTCTGGAAAAGATATTATTGCGATCGTTGAGTAA